The window AGAATAGAAGCTGCAGGGGCCGATTTTAAAGGTAATAAACATTCTTTTAATGACCCTTTGTTCTATTCATTTTTTCTAAATAATTGCGTTTTTTAGCCAAATATTGAATTCATCTTAACTGATGAATTTGTTGATTAAAATTCATCTTAACTGATGAATCCGATAATCCTGCCAATTAAAAACAGGACAAGGCCCGGTAGTCCCCGGATCTTTTCTTCTTCCTTTGTGTACCTTACTCAACCCCCATGCAGGTCCCCACGGAAACCGCAGTATCCACCATATAGTGATCCCTCGGCACGGTTTTGACTTTCCCCGCAGGGACGCTTAAATCCACCGAAGAAATCCCGTCACCCGAAAGGGCCACCATGCGGCCGTACTCGCCGCGGGCCAGCAAGTCCGCAGCGGCAGTGCCAAGGCTCGTTGCAAGCACCCGGTCCGAGGCGGAGGGTATGCCGCCGCGCTGGACATAGCCCAAAACCGTGGCACGGGTTTCCATGCCGGTCTCCGCTTCTATCTCCCTGGCGACACGGTAGGCTATGGAGGGGGTAACAGTTTCGGAGCGGTACTTCTTCTTTTCCTTTTTATCCATTTTGTCCTCGACGATTGAAAGGGCGCCTTCGGCGACTACCACGATGGAAAAGGTCTTGCCATCCCTGGCGCGATCTTCAAGGTGCCTGCCTATGACCTTGATGTCGTAGGGGATTTCGGGGATGAGGATGATGTCCCCGCCGCCCGCGACGCCTGCGTAGAGGGCAAGCCAGCCAGCCTTGTGGCCCATGAGTTCTATGACCATCACGCGGCTGTGGCTCTGGGCAGTGGAGTGGAGGCGGTCTATGGCTTCGGTGCCGATGGCCAGGGCCGAATTGAAACCGAAGGCGCGGTCGGTGCCCACAATGTCGTTGTCGATGGTTTTGGGAAGCCCCACCACGTTGAGGCCCTCCCGCGCCAGGAGGTAGCCTGTGGTGTTTGTGCCGTTGCCGCCAAGAATCACCAGGCAGTCGAGGCCGAGCTGGCGGTAGTTTTCCTTGATGGCTTCCACCTTGTCAAGGCTGACTTCCGTATCCCCATGGGCAGGGGGCGCCTTGAAAGGTTTTTCCCTGCCCGCGCCCAAAATAGTCCCCCCCCGGGTGAGGATGCCCGAAAAGTCATCGGGGCTCAAAACC is drawn from Leadbettera azotonutricia ZAS-9 and contains these coding sequences:
- a CDS encoding 6-phosphofructokinase translates to MGKLRASVTKTFGILTAGGDCPGLNAAIRGVCRAAHDRYNMTALGIAYGFRGLIEGDSRVLSPDDFSGILTRGGTILGAGREKPFKAPPAHGDTEVSLDKVEAIKENYRQLGLDCLVILGGNGTNTTGYLLAREGLNVVGLPKTIDNDIVGTDRAFGFNSALAIGTEAIDRLHSTAQSHSRVMVIELMGHKAGWLALYAGVAGGGDIILIPEIPYDIKVIGRHLEDRARDGKTFSIVVVAEGALSIVEDKMDKKEKKKYRSETVTPSIAYRVAREIEAETGMETRATVLGYVQRGGIPSASDRVLATSLGTAAADLLARGEYGRMVALSGDGISSVDLSVPAGKVKTVPRDHYMVDTAVSVGTCMGVE